Part of the Stackebrandtia endophytica genome is shown below.
CGCACGCGCGGGGAGCACCATTGTTTTTGGACAGGGCCAAGCATCGTCTTAGGACCATCCCCGCTCGCGCGGGGAACACACCAAGACCCTCAAAGGTGAGTACCAGCAGATCGGACCATCCCCGCTCGCGCGGGGAACACGCACCGAGTCGAGTCGCCACCGTGTCATGAGGGTGGACCATCCCCGCTCGCGCGGGGAACACTGCCATGGCCGAACCAGCGTGGTGGTGAGGTTAGGACCATCCCCGCTCGCGCGGGGAACACCGTTGCCACTTGATTCCCACTGGGAGGTCACGGAGGACCATCCCCGCTCGCGCGGGGAACACAAGAGCCGACCTGCGGGTTCATCGACGAGGACGGCGAATCCGACGCATGATCACTATTTCCTCCACTATGGAACTTTCCCGCATCCGACGACGTTTCGAGACCGCCGAGGCACCATCCGAGGTCACCTTACCGCCGCCGCGCCCGGGTGGTTCGACCGTCGCCCCACCGGGACTCGACCCCGGACGGCGACCGCCGCCGGTCGCCGTTGACCGGCGGCGGTCGGTCTCGTCCGGTCTTCACCGGGAGAGTCCCTATAGGAGTTTTGTCACCTCGCCGGTGTAGGCGTCGTGCCCGTTCCGGTTGGGGTGATAGGACTCCCCGATCGGATTGGACAGGCCGTTGATCCACTCCACGTCATCGCACACCGCGTGACCGGTGAAGAGAGCCCGGGCGTCCACATAGTCGAATCCGTGGCCGGCGGCCGCCGCCGCGATCGCGTCCGACAGCAGGTCGGCGGACTCGTTCAGGCGCCGCTGCTCCTCGGCGCTGATCCGGGCGACCACGTTGCAGGTCTCCCCGTTGAACAACCGGGGGTACCCGACCACGATCACCTGCGCGTTGGGGGCGGCCCCACGAATGTCACCGTAGAGAGCGTCCAACATGCCGGGAAGTTCGTTCGCGATGAACGCGTTCGCCTGATCGATGTCGTCCCAGCAGTTCCACGGCCACGGCCGTGCGCACGAGGCGACCACATTGGTCCAACCGGTGTCGTTGCCGCCTGCCGAGATGGTCACCAGCCCGGTGTCGGCCGACAGGTTGCCCAGTTGTTTACTGCGCACGTCATCGATCGTGGCGCCCGAACAGGCGTCGAACGACAGCGAGTAGCCGCGTTCGGCGGCCAGCTGTGCGGGATAGGAATGGTTGGAGCGTTGACAGGTCGTGTCGACGTATTCCCGGGTACCGGTACCCGAGCTGTAGGAGTCGCCGAGCGCGACGTAGTCGAGCGCTTCGGCTCCGGCTTCCGCCTGTGCCGGGAGAGCGGTCGCCAGCAACGCGGCCGCGGTGGCTACCGCCACCGCGACGATTCGTCCGATTTTTCGCATCCACGTCCTCCGGGGGTCTCAAATGGATACTTGTTGCGAGGCGGTTCACCTCCCGCCGAATCCTGGGTCATGTCGCACCTCACACACCCCACGACACACCGTGGCACCACAACTTTTCAATAACGGCGAAGGTGGCGGTGATCCGACTCGCCACGATCGAGTGCCACTGGCGTGCGCCCGATGGCGGACATCGGTGACACTGGGGTGGTGACGTACTGGAACCGACCACCTGAAGCCGATGAACCGTCGGAGCCGGAGGTGCCCGATCCCGTTACCGTTCCCGCAGCCGGCGACGATCGCCGAATGCTGATGTGGTTCGGCATCGCCGGAGGCGCCATCGCGATCATCGGGCTGGTCGTGGTCATCGTGATGAACGTGACCACCGGACTGCCCGGGCAACAGCCTCCGCAGCCGGACGGTCCGCAGGAGAGCCTTCCGCCCCTGGCGGCGGCCTGCCCACCGCCCACCGAGCCCGCGCCGGAGGGAAACGACGCCCCGCCCTACGACGGCCCGGTCACCGTGGACACCGCCAGTGGCATCGCCTACCGCGCGTTCGAGGACCCGTGGATGTCCTGGCACCAGAACTGGACCAGCGGGGAGCTTCAAGTCTCCTATCAGGTGGGACAGTACTTCGTGACCGAGGAGTACCCGGGCGGCCAGTACCTGGCCTCGATCCTGTCGGGCAGCGTGCCCGCCGCGGTCAACGACGGCACCGACCTGGATCTGAAGTGCGTCAGCGAACAGGTCTCCGCCGACGTCCGCGACAACTACTACCCACAGCCCAACCAGATGGAGATGATCCGGGACGAGGCGATCACCCTGGGCGGCCGCCCGGCCTGGATCCGAGAGTTCCGGCTGACCTTCGAGCAAGACGGCCTCAGCGCCACCGACGAACTGGTCGGGGTCGCGTTGATCGACGTGGGTCGTGCCGAGGCGGCCGTACTGTACGTGTCGATCCCGGGCAGCCACACCGAATACGACCACGTGGTCAACGAGGTGATGGAATCGGTGCGCCCCACCGATTAGAACCGCGCGTCATCACCGGTACACACGTCAGCCGGTGCCCGTCGCGATCAACTCGCGTCGAGCACCGGCTGTTGGTCAGTACACCCGTCAACCAATCAGGACGAGGCGGAGAAACCGACCCCGCGCACGACCGGCTCACCGATCTCCACATAGGCCAACTTGTCGACCGGGATGATCACCCGACGGCCGCGGTCGTCCTGAAGACTCAAGGTGCCCTGCTCGGACTTCACCGCCGCGGTTACCGCCTCGGCAATCTCATCGGCGTTCTCGGCGCTTTCCAACACCAGCTCGCGCGGCGCGTACTGCACACCGATCTTGACCTCCACAGGCTTTCCTCCTCATCATGGGCGGGTTCGGCGACCGACGAAGCGGGGCCTCCCCCGACTACTTCCCGGCCGCCTCTGAAGGCTAACCCACCGAAACCGCTACGTGGATACGACACCTGTCGCACCACAGACGCACAACACCACCGGTTCAAGTCGAATTCCCGCTCGAACCGATGGTGCTCACATCGGTTCCTGCAGCGGGAACCGGGAGATCCCGCGCCAGGCAAGAGTCATCAACAGGTCGACCGCCTCGGCCTTCGGTACGGCTCGTTTGGAGGCCAACCAACGGCGAGCGGCCATCTCGGCCGCCCCGGTCAATCCGATCGCCAACAGGTCCGCCCGCTCACGACCGACACCGGTGTCGGCCATGATGGTCTCGGCGATCGCCTGTCCACAGTCGCGTTCCACTCGATCGACCCGTTCGGCGACCGCGGGGTCGTTTCGCAGGTCGGATTCGAACACCAACCGGAACGCCTCGCCTCGGGCATCGACGAAGTCGAAATACGCCTGCATCGCCAGATGCACCCGAGTCTTGTTGTCATTCGTGGATTTCATCGCGGTCCGCACCGTCTCCACCAGGGCCGCGCCGTGTGTGTCCAGCAGAGCCAAATAGAGTTCGAGTTTCCCGGGAAAGTGCTGGTAGAGAACCGGTTTACTCACCCCGGCACGTTCGGCGATGTCATCCATGGCGGTGGCGTGATAGCCCCGCGCGACAAATACTTCCTGAGCGGCGTCCAACAGCTGGCGACGTCGCTCACTGCGTGGTAGTCGGGCACCACGTCCGTCTGTGAGAGTCACGGGCCGCCTCATTTCTGTATTTTTCTTCATGTCGCTACCGCGCCTTCGACGCGATACGTGGTACGGGCGTTTTGGGTCGCCCACTCTTCTTAAGGTAACGTGCGGACAGCCTATGAGAGGGGTCGCGTGGTGTACGAATCCAACCAACACGATGACGCCGCCACACCCGACAACATCGTGCGCTCACAGTTCGGTTCACCCCGATCCAGTGCGAACGGGTCCGGAGGCCAGCGTGACAATTCGGCCGATGTGCCCGAAACCTACCGGTTCGACCCGCACAAACCGCGTCGGCGTCGGTACGCCAACGACGAGCATCACGAACCGGACACCACCGAACTTCCCGGGATGACACCCCAGGCGGAGGCCGACCCCGCCCCGGAGGCACCCACGTCGGGTTGGACGGTCGCCAGGCCACGATTCGGCGATGTTCCCCCCAACGACGGACTTCGCCGTCTGGGTCGCGCCGAGCGACGGCGGGCCGCCGAAGGCCCCGCCGACGAGACCACCGGGCAGCACGCCGTGCCATCCGAACTCGACGGTGACCCGGTGTCCCCCACCAGCGCTCCACCGGCTCATCAGGCACAGGATCCCCGGCAACCCGGTCCGGCACCGGCCGACCAGCAGCCTCGGCTGCCCCGGCAGAGCCAACCGAATCAACGGGAGGCCGTCCCGCCGGTCGACGCCGCCGCAGGCAAACCTCCAGCGGTGCGACCCGCGACGATCAAACCGTTGCTGCCCACCGAACCGGGCCCCGAGGGCGCCGAACAGTACGCCTCCAACCGCAAGTCCGACCTGACCCGGATCGCCAGTTTCCTGCGTAGTACTCAAGAGGCGGGGCCGTCCGAGCCCGCGCCGCAACCCGATCCCCACAAGACCTCCGAGTTGCCCACGGTGCCGACCACTCCTCCCCCTCCGCCGCCGACAGCCGAGAAACCGGTTCGTCAGGCCAGCCCCACCGATGCCGTTCTCGAAGCCGTGCAACGCATCCCGGGCGTCACCGGCGCCCGCTTCACCGAGGCCGACCAAAAACTCGCCCTCGACATCGCCGACGACGCCGACACCGACCTGGTGCAGGCGAAGGTCGCCGAGGTCCTCAACAGCCGGATGGGCCTTCAAGCGCAGCCGGTCAAGGCCGTCGGCGGCACGATCGAAACCGAACCCGGGGATCGGCTCTCCTCCGAGCGGGCGGTGCTCGAACGGATTCAGGTCATCACCTCGGGCTTCGAGTCGACCGTCGAGGTGGCGCTGGCTTTGGACGGCAGCCGCGCGGTGGGTCGCTCGCACGGTCCGGCCGTGGAGTGGCACATCCTGCGCGCCGCCGCCGATGCGACGGTCGACGCCGTGGGAGTCCTGGTCGGCAAGGACGCCCGGGTCGTCGTCGAACACGCCTCCGTCGAGAACGCCGGGTCGACCAAGGTCGCGCTCGTGGTGGTTCTGCTGCTCACCGAAAGTGGTGCCGAGCAGCTGGCCGGAGCCGCCCCGGTGACCGGTGACAGGCGCCAGGCGGTCGTGCACGCGACCCTGTCGGCACTGAATCGGCGCATCGAGGCGATGCTGGCTTAAACGGGACGTCGGCGGCGGCGACACATCACGTATCGCCGCGCACGCGCCTCGGTGACAACAACCGTGGCACGCGCCTCGCGCCGAACCTACGAAGACCTTGGCTCAACCGTCCTAAAATCAAGTGATGAAACGCGCGAAAGTAGCCCCAGAATCCGAGATCCGGAAACCGGAGATGCTCGCGCCGCCGTGGCCGGGGCGAGACCACCAGGTCGGCGACCAGCGACTGTTCATCCGCGATACCCCGCCGACAGCCGACGGCACGGAGCCGGCGCTCTACATCCACGGGCTGGGCGGGTCGTCGCAGAACTGGACCGATCTGGCCGATGTGCTGTCACACCGGTTGTCCGGACAAGCCGTCGACCTGCCCGGGTTCGGCCACTCGGCACCCACGACCAGTTACACGATTCCGGCCCTGGCCAAGCGGGTCGCCGCCTGGATCACCATGTCGGAGCGGGGACCGGTACACCTGTTCGGCAACTCGTTGGGCGGCGCGGTCTCGGTCTACCTGGCCGCCACCCGGCCGCAGCTGGTCAAGACCTTGACGCTGATCTCGCCGGCGATGCCGTTCATGGACGTGCGGACCTCTTCCCAGTCCCGTTTCCTGCCTCTGTTGGCCATCCCCAAGGCGGAGCGCATCGCCACCCGCGCCATGGCCGCATTGAGCCCAGAACAGGTCGTGGACCAGGTCACGACCAACTGCTGGGGAGAACCCGACGGTCTGCCCGAGCAACGTCGCATCGAGGCGATCGAGGAGGTGCGACGTCGGCTGACCGTGCCGTGGAACTCCGAGGCGTACGTGCGTGCCTTCCGAGCCCTGATCGGCAGCTTCCTGCAGAGCTACCTGCCCGGCTCGTCCTCGCTGTGGCGGTTGGCCGCCGAGATCGAAGCACCGACGCTCGTGGTCTGGGGAAAGTTGGATCGACTCGTCAACGTCGGGCTGGCCCCACAGGTCGGTCGCACGATCAAGGATTCCCGTCTGCTGATCCTGGACAAGGTCGGGCACGTGGCCATGATGGAACGTCCCGAAATTGTCGGGCGCGCCTTCATCGCGATGCTCGATGAGCTGAAGACCAGGAACTACACTGGCCCCGATGTCACGGACTGAGCGCACTCGACGGCGAATGCTGCGCCGACGGCGCCGCACGGTTCTACTCGCCGTCGCCATGCTGACGCTCATCCTGTTGGGCGTACGTCTACTGCATGATCCCGACAGCGATCACGCCGACGCGTCACTGCCGGAATCGGCGCCGCCGCCGGTGGCGACCGAGCCGCCGACCGTCGAGTCCGAACCCACCTCCACCGAGGAGCCGTCCCCCACCCCCACCGTGACCGAACAGGGGGACGGCACCTTCGAGTACGCCGAGGTCCCCGACAACGCGGCCGTCATCGGCGATCGCGGAGAGCTCATGACCTACAAGGTGGCCGTCGAGGAGGGCATCGACGAGGACCCCGAGGAGTTCGCTGAATACGTCGATCGGGTGTTCAAGGACGACCGGGGTTGGACCGCCGGCGACAATTGGCGGTTCCAACACTCCGACGACGACTGGGTGGGATTCACGATCTATCTGGTGTCACCGCAGACCCGCGCCGACCTGTGCGGTGCGGCCGACACCTTCACCTCCTGTCGCAACGGTGACAAGGTGGTCATCAACCTGGCCCGCTGGTTGACCGCGGTGGAGCACTGGGACGCCTCCCTGGAGGAGTACCGCGAATACGTCATCAACCACGAGGTCGGGCATCGACTCGGGGAAGGACATGTCGTGTGCCCGCAGGCGGGTAAGCCGTCGCCGGTGATGGCCCAGCAGACTCTGGGACTGCACGGGTGCAAGCCGAACGCGTGGCCTTATGTCAATGGCGAATACCTCACAGGCCCGATGGGGGAATACGAGTAAACCGGGAGGCATTATTGGGATTATGTCTTTGCCTCCATTGGTCGAACCCGCCACAGAGCTGACCGTTGACGAAGTCCGCCGTTACTCCCGCCACCTGATCATCCCCGACGTGGCGATGGACGGGCAGAAACGCCTCAAGAACGCCAAGGTGCTGTGTGTGGGCGCCGGAGGTCTCGGTTCGCCGGCGCTGATGTACCTGGCCGCCGCCGGTGTCGGCACGTTGGGAATCGTGGACTTCGACACCGTGGACGAATCGAACCTGCAGCGTCAGGTCATCCACGGCCAGTCCGACATCGGACGTCCCAAGGCCGAATCCGCGGCCAACTCCATCCGTGAGATCAATCCGCTGGTCAATGTGATCATCCACAATGAAGTGTTGACCAACGACAACGTGATGGAGATCTTCGCCGACTACGACCTGATCCTCGACGGGACCGACAACTTCGCGACCCGGTACATGGTCAACGACGCGGCGGTCCTGCTGGGCAAGCCCTACGTGTGGGGCTCCATCTACCGCTTCGACGGGCAGGCCAGCGTGTTCTGGGCCGAGAACGGCCCCTGCTACCGCTGCCTCTACCCCGAGCCCCCGCCGCCGGGAATGGTCCCCTCCTGCGCCGAGGGCGGCGTCCTGGGCGTGCTGTGCGCCTCCATCGGCTCGATCCAGGTCACCGAGGCCATCAAACTCCTGACCGGTACCGGGGACCCGCTGGTGGGTCGACTGATGGTCTACGACGCGCTGGAGATGTCATACCGTAGCGTCAAGGTCCGAAAAGACCCCAACTGCGCGCTGTGCGGTGAGAACCCCACGGTGACGGGTCTGATCGACTACGACGACTTCTGTGGCGCTGTCAGCGAGGAGGCATCGGCTGCCGTGCAAGGATCGACCATCACCGCCAGTGAACTGAAGGAATGGCTGGACGCGGGCAAGTCCATCGACCTGATCGATGTTCGGGAACCCGCCGAGTACGAGATCGTGCGCATTCCCGGATCCCGGTTGCTGCCCAAGGGCGACATCGTCTCCGGTGCCGCGTTGGCGGACCTGCCGACCGACAAGCAGGCCGTCTTCTACTGCAAGGCGGGTGTCCGGTCCGCGGAGGCACTGGCCGCAGCCAAGGCGGCGGGCCTATCGAACGCCGTCCACGTGCAGGGTGGCGTGCTTGCCTGGATCAACCAGGTCGACCCGAGCCTTCCCACGTACTGATCGACGATCGAACGAGAGGCGGCGACCACGGTGGTCACCGCCCCTCGTTTTCGCCGTTCTCGTCAACCGCCCCTCGTTTTCGCCGACCGACGGCGGCTCGGCCGCCCGTGAGTCGACCGGGGTACGTAGATTGGTGGGCGTCCATATTCACGGGAAACCGAAGGAATTCGCTCGTGTCGTATCCGCCGCCCGCTGACACCCCTCAACCGGGTCAACCGCCCTCCCCCACCCCCGGTATGTTCCACAACCTCGGGCTCTCGCCCCGCCCGGACGTTCCGCCGAAGGTCCGACAGCTGATGCAGGCGATGTGGGGGATCGCCGCGACCGGTGCGGCTTTCGCGGTGTTCAGCATCCTCGCCGCCGTCGCGGTCTACTGGTACCCCGGAGCTTTCATCGGCCCCGCCGTCTTCGCGTTGCTCACCGCCGCCGCCTGCGGTGTCATCGCGGTCATGCTGCTCAATGGCGCGTTCTCACGCATGAATCTGCCCGACCGACGGTTGGTCGCGTTCATCGTCTTGGGTGTCACCGGGTTTACGACCCTCACGACTCTCCTGTTGACCTGGGGACCGTCCTGGTACGTACTGTTGGCCATTCTGCTTCTGTTGGCGCAGGCCACCGCCATCGGCTTCTCGTTCTTCCTGCTGACCCAGGGACAGGTCGTGGGTTGGCTCAACGCACACCCCGGACCGGCCGCCGGGCCGCTGGGGCACCCGCAGCCACCGCAGCCACCGTGGACCCACCAGTCGGAACCGGGCTACCCACCGCAGCCACCGCCCGGCCAGAACCCGCAGCCCGGTCAGAACCCGCCGCCACCGGGCGAGAACCCGCCGGGCCAGATCCCGCCACCGCCGCCGGGGCAATACCCGCCGTCGGCGTAACGCACCCGATAACGCAGAAGGCCCACCGGAATGATTCCGGTGGGCCTTGTGCGTCATGTCCTCAAGCGTTCTCGCCCAGGACCGCCTTCAGGAACGAGCGGGTCCGCTCGTGCTCCGGCTGCCCCATGACCTGTGACGGTGGACCGTCCTCGACGACGACGCCCCGGTCGAACATCATGACCCGGTCGGAGACGTCCCTCGCGAAGCCCATCTCGTGCGTGACGATGAGCATCGTGATGTCGGTGGTGGTGGCGATGTCCTTGAGCAGGTCCAGCACGTCGGCGACCAACTCGGGGTCCAACGCCGACGTCACCTCGTCCAGCAGCAGGATGTCCGGCGACATCGCCAGCGACCGCGCGATCGCGACCCGCTGCTGCTGACCGCCCGACAGCTGCGACGGATAGTTGTCGGCCTTGTCGGACAGGCCGACCAGTTCGAG
Proteins encoded:
- a CDS encoding SGNH/GDSL hydrolase family protein — its product is MRKIGRIVAVAVATAAALLATALPAQAEAGAEALDYVALGDSYSSGTGTREYVDTTCQRSNHSYPAQLAAERGYSLSFDACSGATIDDVRSKQLGNLSADTGLVTISAGGNDTGWTNVVASCARPWPWNCWDDIDQANAFIANELPGMLDALYGDIRGAAPNAQVIVVGYPRLFNGETCNVVARISAEEQRRLNESADLLSDAIAAAAAGHGFDYVDARALFTGHAVCDDVEWINGLSNPIGESYHPNRNGHDAYTGEVTKLL
- a CDS encoding DUF3107 domain-containing protein, which codes for MEVKIGVQYAPRELVLESAENADEIAEAVTAAVKSEQGTLSLQDDRGRRVIIPVDKLAYVEIGEPVVRGVGFSASS
- a CDS encoding TetR/AcrR family transcriptional regulator, with the protein product MKKNTEMRRPVTLTDGRGARLPRSERRRQLLDAAQEVFVARGYHATAMDDIAERAGVSKPVLYQHFPGKLELYLALLDTHGAALVETVRTAMKSTNDNKTRVHLAMQAYFDFVDARGEAFRLVFESDLRNDPAVAERVDRVERDCGQAIAETIMADTGVGRERADLLAIGLTGAAEMAARRWLASKRAVPKAEAVDLLMTLAWRGISRFPLQEPM
- a CDS encoding alpha/beta fold hydrolase, producing the protein MKRAKVAPESEIRKPEMLAPPWPGRDHQVGDQRLFIRDTPPTADGTEPALYIHGLGGSSQNWTDLADVLSHRLSGQAVDLPGFGHSAPTTSYTIPALAKRVAAWITMSERGPVHLFGNSLGGAVSVYLAATRPQLVKTLTLISPAMPFMDVRTSSQSRFLPLLAIPKAERIATRAMAALSPEQVVDQVTTNCWGEPDGLPEQRRIEAIEEVRRRLTVPWNSEAYVRAFRALIGSFLQSYLPGSSSLWRLAAEIEAPTLVVWGKLDRLVNVGLAPQVGRTIKDSRLLILDKVGHVAMMERPEIVGRAFIAMLDELKTRNYTGPDVTD
- a CDS encoding DUF3152 domain-containing protein produces the protein MSRTERTRRRMLRRRRRTVLLAVAMLTLILLGVRLLHDPDSDHADASLPESAPPPVATEPPTVESEPTSTEEPSPTPTVTEQGDGTFEYAEVPDNAAVIGDRGELMTYKVAVEEGIDEDPEEFAEYVDRVFKDDRGWTAGDNWRFQHSDDDWVGFTIYLVSPQTRADLCGAADTFTSCRNGDKVVINLARWLTAVEHWDASLEEYREYVINHEVGHRLGEGHVVCPQAGKPSPVMAQQTLGLHGCKPNAWPYVNGEYLTGPMGEYE
- the moeZ gene encoding adenylyltransferase/sulfurtransferase MoeZ gives rise to the protein MSLPPLVEPATELTVDEVRRYSRHLIIPDVAMDGQKRLKNAKVLCVGAGGLGSPALMYLAAAGVGTLGIVDFDTVDESNLQRQVIHGQSDIGRPKAESAANSIREINPLVNVIIHNEVLTNDNVMEIFADYDLILDGTDNFATRYMVNDAAVLLGKPYVWGSIYRFDGQASVFWAENGPCYRCLYPEPPPPGMVPSCAEGGVLGVLCASIGSIQVTEAIKLLTGTGDPLVGRLMVYDALEMSYRSVKVRKDPNCALCGENPTVTGLIDYDDFCGAVSEEASAAVQGSTITASELKEWLDAGKSIDLIDVREPAEYEIVRIPGSRLLPKGDIVSGAALADLPTDKQAVFYCKAGVRSAEALAAAKAAGLSNAVHVQGGVLAWINQVDPSLPTY